The Etheostoma cragini isolate CJK2018 unplaced genomic scaffold, CSU_Ecrag_1.0 ScbMSFa_969, whole genome shotgun sequence genome includes a region encoding these proteins:
- the LOC117941559 gene encoding sterile alpha motif domain-containing protein 9-like, whose product MKMIHWKEDSVMDRMKRYSNTLIIDKVEEWGGYKGIRILHHSIASACLEELERSFFLKVSDITMEILHCDLFFDVGVAKHRDSIQKMLIKRKRKKDGVERELFSPLIDKIHTKEGRQIVQKIFEKASSRFVTSASIPRALARYLYIKESDFPEAVKWAEKAKTIKENKCTLDTIGQIHKSNLISKNNREKQETSHNPEDLNTNIKIADNAIRAFKKAQELANTEDEPEEEVADDASDDYQGKSLVYGYVGVLEIAFLVFEILSRLPFFEGNVPMRKKYFQSFLQKNIPITNVHKEENEINNRYVDIIKEHEPFILSLKTEVKETFDLVNSYFTYTKGNNSEYDLKNRRAVYGQFKKYVGHFCTAPEEMKKERQNNPNLHLEIDIHEKKLFLEGKQADTFAGILQHLDRPAEEIEWITECYAFLQQQQQFINKKQKTKETINFILSNIVLYLLKPKSKHVKNYSQLSDLLLKTLQEVGLRYCQLNFTHPYPREKRMHDLLAIGPQFMVIGDIRSPYTCGGKTFVT is encoded by the coding sequence ATGAAAATGATTCACTGGAAAGAGGATAGTGTGATGGACAGAATGAAGCGATATTCAAACACTCTTATCATAGACAAAGTTGAAGAATGGGGAGGATACAAAGGAATCCGAATCCTTCATCACTCCATAGCATCGGCATGCCTGGAAGAGTTGGAGAGAAgcttctttttaaaagtaagtgatATCACTATGGAGATTCTTCACTGTGATCTGTTCTTCGATGTTGGAGTTGCCAAACACAGAGACtcaattcaaaaaatgttgattaaaaggAAGCGAAAAAAAGATGGAGTAGAGAGAGAACTATTTTCTCCCCTCATAGATAAAATCCACACCAAGGAAGGGagacaaattgtccaaaaaatcTTTGAGAAAGCATCATCCAGGTTTGTGACAAGTGCGTCTATTCCTAGGGCCCTGGCAAGATATTTGTACATCAAAGAAAGTGACTTCCCAGAGGCTGTGAAATGGGCCGAAAAAGCCAAGaccattaaagaaaacaaatgcacattgGATACAATTGGGCAGATTCACAAAAGCAATTTAATatctaaaaacaacagagaaaagcaggagACATCACACAATCCAGAagatttaaacacaaacattaaaatagcaGATAATGCTATCAGAGCGTTTAAAAAGGCTCAAGAGCTGGCAAATACAGAGGATGAACCTGAGGAGGAGGTTGCTGATGATGCATCCGATGACTATCAAGGAAAGTCATTAGTCTATGGCTACGTGGGTGTGCTGGAAATTGCTTTTCTGGTATTTGAGATTTTGAGCAGATTGCCGTTCTTTGAGGGAAATGTTCCGATGAGGAAGAAGTACTTCCAGAGTTTCCTTCAAAAAAATATCCCAATCAccaatgtgcataaagaagagAATGAGATTAACAACAGATATGTGGATATCATTAAAGAGCATGAACCGTTTATCCTCAGTTTGAAAACTGaagtaaaagaaacatttgacCTTGTTAACAGTTACTTCACGTATACAAAAGGGAACAATTCAGAATATGATTTAAAGAATCGTCGGGCCGTCTATGGTCAATTTAAAAAGTACGTAGGTCATTTTTGCACTGCAccagaggaaatgaaaaaagaacgACAAAACAATCCTAATCTCCATTTGGAAATCGACATTCACGAAAAAAAGTTGTTTCTTGAAGGGAAACAAGCAGATACATTTGCTGGGATTCTTCAGCATTTGGACAGACCTGCCGAAGAgattgagtggatcacagaatGCTATGCATtcttgcaacaacaacaacaattcatcaacaaaaaacaaaagacgaAGGAAACAATcaatttcattttgtcaaacatAGTTCTTTACCTTTTGAAACCAAAATCTAAACATGTCAAGAATTACAGCCAACTCTCTGATCTACTTTTGAAAACACTGCAAGAAGTAGGACTAAGGTATTGTCAG
- the LOC117941560 gene encoding sterile alpha motif domain-containing protein 9-like translates to MTTTKPPSQPIEKWTEKDVHLWLKTEVKVHETCADKFCGEEVSGDILVDLEKKDILGFGIKHGPAVKIKTYLERLKEGSQHVAQFPPYVENWTKEQVKQWLLQHVNIYSKYAQRLHEEDVSGDCLVCFNNQDFLDLDVKGGPAVKILKKLGQLKNNSGPTLQPILHTSTDQREGVKPTQPELLLAQQPEQPEQPEQPEQPEAQNKIESKKLMKNLKTSKLYDHEEQL, encoded by the coding sequence atgacaacaacaaagccACCATCTCAGCCCATTGAAAAATGGACCGAGAAAGATGTCCACCTGTGGCTAAAGACAGAGGTCAAAGTTCATGAGACGTGTGCAGATAAATTCTGTGGAGAGGAAGTGTCCGGAGACATTTTAGTTGACCTTGAAAAGAAAGATATATTAGGATTTGGAATAAAGCATGGTCCTGCTGTGAAAATCAAAACCTATCTAGAAAGGCTTAAAGAAGGATCACAGCATGTGGCACAGTTCCCACCATATGTGGAAAACTGGACAAAGGAGCAAGTGAAGCAGTGGTTGCTGCAGCATGTCAACATATATAGCAAATATGCACAACGGCTCCATGAAGAAGATGTGTCTGGAGATTGCCTTGTTTGCTTTAACAACCAGGATTTTCTGGACTTAGACGTCAAAGGCGGTCCTGCTGTAAAGATCCTGAAAAAACTTGgtcaattgaaaaacaattcAGGACCGACACTGCAACCCATCCTTCACACCAGCACGGATCAAAGAGAAGGTGTAAAACCCACTCAACCTGAACTGCTTCTGGCTCAGCAACCAGAACAACCAGAACAACCAGAACAACCAGAACAACCAGaagcacaaaacaaaattgaatcAAAGAAACTCATGAAAAACCTGAAAACTTCTAAGCTTTATGATCatgaagagcaactttga